Genomic window (Vitis riparia cultivar Riparia Gloire de Montpellier isolate 1030 chromosome 4, EGFV_Vit.rip_1.0, whole genome shotgun sequence):
tctttttttttttcctgaaaaagTTCTCGAAAAATTGACTGACACGTGTCGGACTCCTCGATCCGCAAACCCCTCGCTAAAATCCACAGCCTTGTCCATCACTCTTTCAGTTAAAGCTTGgctctttttctttcctccgCCTTCATGCGTTATCCATGAACGCCACCTCCACCCAACCACTCTCTCTGCTCTTCCCCGCCGCCGGCTCCTCCTCCCCCTCCTCCGCAgttgttttctctctctagatggAACCGACCATGACCGTCGACATATCTCCTGTGAGCGCCGCCCTTGATTCTGATTGTGTCCAGCAATGATCCACCCTTTTATGGTCGTCCATGTTCGTTCCCAGATTTGGTTGCGCAGAAGGCAAAAAGCTTTATTTCGGGGCTGAACTGATCTGCAGTATCTAGTTTGGTGATTATATAGAGATTTGAGGAGTACCTAACAAGTAGTTTGATAGTTTGATTCTTTTGTGGGTATATTTTGGTATGTAGAGTAGTTTCTTTGGAGAACGCGATTGGGTATGTTTTGGTATGCAGAGTAGTTTTGTTTGGATAAAGACTAGGTGAAATAGTTGAGATTTTGGTGTTTCCAAAATTTAGGATtagggtttttgttttgttgcgATCTAGGTTGTTTTTAGCTGATTTATATAGCTCAGAagtgggtttagggttttgatctGCTGGATTAGAGGTCTTTGGTTGGGTCGATTTTGCACCCAAAGTGTTTGgtgaaagttaaaaaaaaaaaaaaaaaggaatttgttAGATGTCCAAGGAGGGTTTGGCTTTGAATCTGTGATTGGATTTTGAAAGTGGCGAAAATGAGTTTGGGCGCGGCCGAGGATGAAAATTCAACGTCGGAGATTCATATTCCGGCGGATGTAGATTGGCATATGCTTGATAAATCAAGGTTTTTCATCCTTGGTGCCGCTTTATTTTCCGGTGTGTCCGGCGCCCTTTATCCCATTGTAGTGTTAAAAACGCGACAACAGGTTTCGCCTACGCAAATTTCTTGTTTCAGAATGTCCTATTCCATGTTGAACCACGAGGGTTTGAGAGGATTTTACAGAGGATTTGGCACATCCCTGATGGGAACAATCCCGGCTCGGGCCCTTTACATGGCTGCCCTTGAAGTCACTAAGAGTAATGTAGGAGCAGCAACTCTGAGAATAGGGTTTTCCGAAACAACTGCAGCAGCTATCGCTAATGCTGCTGCAGGGTTGAGTTCAGCCATGGCCGCCCAGCTTGTTTGGACTCCAATTGATGTAGTGAGCCAAAGGCTTATGGTTCAAGGCAGTAGCAAAACAATCATTCCCAATGTTAATGCATATAAGTATCGCGGTGGCATCGATGCATTCAGCAAAATTCTGTATTCTGATGGACTGCGAGGCCTATACAGGGGGTTCGGGATTTCGATATTGACTTACGC
Coding sequences:
- the LOC117912458 gene encoding solute carrier family 25 member 44-like; this encodes MSLGAAEDENSTSEIHIPADVDWHMLDKSRFFILGAALFSGVSGALYPIVVLKTRQQVSPTQISCFRMSYSMLNHEGLRGFYRGFGTSLMGTIPARALYMAALEVTKSNVGAATLRIGFSETTAAAIANAAAGLSSAMAAQLVWTPIDVVSQRLMVQGSSKTIIPNVNAYKYRGGIDAFSKILYSDGLRGLYRGFGISILTYAPSNAVWWSTYSIAHRLIWGGIGCYSSNKDENGGVIGSSFRPDSKSMVAVQGLSAAMASGVSALITMPLDTIKTRLQVLDGEEGGCRSPTIGQTIKNLMKEGGLGACYRGLGPRWASMSMSATTMITTYEFLKRLSTKNQ